TAACGAGAAACTGATCGTACGATACTTTTGCATCTTTTCCTGCAATATCAGATAAAGATCTAATAATAACAAAAGGGGTTTGAAATTGGTGACACACTTGAGCAATTGCTCCAGCTTCCATTTCAGAGCAATAAGGATTGTTAAAACGTTGACGAATATCCTCTACTCTATCATGATCACTCATAAAAGAATCGCCTGATAATATAAGACCTTTCGCTGATTGTACACCTATTTCTGAAGCACACTCTTCTGCTACAGCAATAAGTTTTTCATCTGGTTCATAAAAGGCGGGCATACGCGGAACTTGTCCAAATTCATAACCAAAGACGGTTGCATCTACATCATTGTAACGAACCTGAGTCGAAATAACGATATCACCTACAGCCATCCCTTGATGGAAACCTCCAGCTGACCCTGTATTAATAATCATATCTGGAAAATAGAGTTGATTCATTAACGTTGTACTTATTGCTGCGTTCACCTTACCTATACCAGATTTTGACAACACAATTTCAACGTTATTTAGCCGGCCTAAAAAGAACTCACAACCGGCAATAACCGCTTCATCAACTATTGTCATTTTCGATTTTAACAATTCTACTTCTTCTTCCATGGCACCTATAATTCCAATCCGCATTTTAACATCCTTTCTTTTCACTATCATCCCTTTATATCATATATGATGCTCTACAACTGAACAAGTCATTTTACGTCACACCTTATTTTTCTCACTTAAAGTTTTTTATACATTGGAAAATACCGATATAGCTTCTCTTTTTAAAATCGTTCATATTTGCTACTATATAATCAAACATATATTAGTTTCAGAATGGAGAATAAACATGATTTTTCAACCCGATAGTCTAAAAGATAAAGTGGAATTTTTTGAATCTGGTTCGCTTATTGAGTTAGAAAAGTATATTACTAAAAAAATTGAAGAGAATCAGGCTCTCATGCTTGAAGTACATCACGTTTCACATAACGTGACTTTTACACCCACAGGAAAAAAATTTTACACAGCTGTTATCCATTTTAAACAGCCTTCAAAATAGGTAAAGAAAAGATCAAGGAGACACCTCCTTGATCTTTTCTTAATTATTAATGTATGGATTTGAATTTTTCTTTTCAACAGAGACAGGCATCCAACCTTCATTTTCAACCCACGAGAGCGTCACTTCATACGGACTATGCCTATTCTCTGACGTACTGACAGTCCCAACAGCTGTTTGGTGATCTCCACCATTCCCAATATACCACACCGTCATGTCATTTTCACTTAGCCCTGTGGCATATTGTAAAGCACGCGTCATTTCATCCCAGTTCACATGGCTTTTTTCATAAACAGCTGTGAAAGGCTCTTCCTGAACCGTTCCAATTGGTCCCCATTCGCCATCCTCACTATTGTCATTAGCCTCATTGTCATTATCAAAGTCATTATTACTGTTATCTTCAGCATCTGAATTGTCTTCGTTTGGTTCCTCTACCTCATTACTGTCGTTAGTATTAATAGATATATCTCCACCGTCGTTTTCTGTATCATTTCCATCCACATTCATATTGTCATCATTTTGTTGTTCTGTATCAGCCGGCACCGCTTCTTCCGAGCCACCGCTGAAAAACAAAGTCCCTCCGACGACAATAATTAACAAGGCAACAAGGCCTATGGACACATTCAAAATAACGTTTAGTTTCCTTTTCTTTCTATTATCTGAGCGCATAGGCGTATAATCATTATAACTCATTAGATGAGCTTCCTCCTTTTTCGTACCCATTCTACTATTATTATATGCTATTTTATAAATAATTTCGAGTTCATACAGGAATATTTGACCGTATTTGAGGTTTTATTTGGGTTTTAACGCACTCTCAATCATTTATTTGAAAAATGCTGTAAATTATTATCACACTAAGTTGTATAATGAGTGTGGATAAATGTAAGAACAAGCCTTTTCACTGCTTCTCTAGCCATTTTTATAATAATGTATGACAATTATAGTAAAACATGCCTAAAAAAGAACGGTCACCCGGTAAATCATCGACTGGGTGACCGTTCTTTTTATTGTACTTCTGTGATTTCAACTTTCATATCTCCACCAGGTGTTGAGACAATCACTTGATCTCCTGTCCCTTTTCCAATGAGGCTTTGGGCCATTGGTGATTCATTTGAAATTTTACCTTCTAATGGATCAGCCTCAGCCCGACCAACGATAACATATTGCTCTTCTTCACCGTCAGGTAGTTCTTTAAATGTAACTTTTTTACCTAGTGATACAACTGAGCTATCTTTATCTTCTTCAATTATTTCTGCATTACGAATCATCGTTTCAATTTGTTGAATTCGTCCTTCTACAAAGGCTTGCTCTTCTTTCGCTGAGTCATACTCTGAGTTTTCCGATAGATCACCAAAACTTCTTGCTACTTTTATACGTTCAACGACTTCTTTTCGTCGTTCCGTTTTCAGAAATTCTAATTCTTTTTCTAGTTTTTCTTTACCTTCTAATGTCATATAATGCTTCTCTTCTGCCATTGTTCCCACTCCTTAGAAAATAATGCCTTAAAAGAACGCTTTCATGTTTACTTAGTTCATAAAAGTACTTCTTGATTTAGAAACGGATTGGTTAACCATATAAAAAGGTGATTGAATAAAGCCTTGTTCGATTATGTTCATCGCATAAGGAGACCAAATGTACTTAAATAAGCTCTCAGGAGGTCACGTGTAGCTGAAGAAAAGGCTTCAACGTCTAATTTCCCTTCTTTGAATGAAGGCTGCTCATGGTATAGCAACAGCACTCACTTCTCTTAAGTGAAAAGAAAAGGATGAATCTAAGTGATTCGTCTCGCTCACTGAGGTCTTTTATTTTATACTACTGAACTGATATGCTAATGACATAAACCGTAAGCGCCCACTCTGTTCAGAAAACATCCTCTAAACAGATCAGGGCGCTGTAACTATTTATATCCAATTCAAACCGCTTCTTTAACTTGGTAATGTTCCTGCTTGCTATTATATACAAAAACTGTCTTCCCGCCAAGCTTTTTTATCACAGACAAAAAAAGCTGAAAGGCATTAATTAAATTGTATATAGTTAGACAGTATACATAAAAATATCGTTTACGCCAAGTATCATTTAAAAATCATACGTATTAAATCATGGTCTTCTCTTCAAGAACTGTTTTAATTTTTGTTACCATTAAGTCGATAGCTACACGGTTGTGTCCACCTTCAGGGACGATGATATCTGCGTACCGCTTAGTAGGTTCTATAAATTGGAGATGCATAGGCCTTACTACCGATGTATATTGATCAATAACAGAATCAATTGTTCTCCCACGCTCTTGAATATCCCTCATGAGCCTACGGATTATACGAAGGTCCGAATCAGCGTCTACGAACAACTTAATGTCCATCATATCACGTAAGGCCTCATCTTCCAAAATTAAGATCCCTTCTAAAATAATAACATCACGTGGCTCAACCATGACCACATCATTAGAGCGAGTATGATTCGCATAATCATACACCGGTTTTGCTACTGTTTGTCGTTGCAATAATTGTTGTAAATGGTCTAATAGTAATTGATTATCAAAAGCCAGTGGGTGATCATAATTTGTCTTTAGTCTCTCTTCCATCGGGAGATGACTTTGATCTTTATAATAAGCATCTTGCTCGAGCATTAAAATAGACTGCTCGGGAAATTGACAGTAAATTTCATTGGCAACAGTCGTTTTCCCAGATCCTGAACCGCCCGCTACGCCAATGATGACAGGTTTTTCACTCATGTTAATTGTTCCTTTCGCATCATATTATATGGTTTTACAGGCTTTTCAACTTTAAAGGACACAATTTGCAGCGGGTGACGAGCTGCATCTATTTCATGACCTTCTTCATCCCAAATAGTGCCTACTTTCTGAGAAAAGTCATCGATGTCCGGACCAAAAAACTCTATCATATCTCCTGGTCGAAAATGATTTCTCTGTTGAAGTGTCACCATTTGTGTCTTCTCGTTGTAATCTAATACGACTCCAGCAAAATCAAAGATGGTTTTTTGACTGTGTGTACGAAACATTTGTTCTTCATGACCAGGCGTATTTTCAAAAAAGGCAGGTGCTGTCGGTCTATTCGCACATTTATCAAGCTCCGTTAACCATCTGGGATCGATTGTAAAGTTATCAGGATCAGCGCAGTAAGCATCAATAACTTTCCTATAAACACTCACAACCGTAGCTACATAATGAATGGATTTCATTCTACCTTCTACTTTTAAACTATCTATACCTGCGTCAACGAGTTTTGGAATTGCTTCAATTAAGTTCAAATCTTTTGGAGACATGGCAAAAGGTGCGTCCTCGTCTGCAAACAACGGTTTACCTTCTCCTTCTTTTGTAGCATTTTCGCCCTCTTCATACAGAAAATAATCCCAACGACACGATTGACAGCAGCCACCTCGGTTAGAGTCTCTCGCTGTCATGTGGTTACTTAATACACATCGGCCCGAATACGAAATACACATGGCCCCATGAATAAATGTTTCAATTTCTATATCCACGTTTTTTTTCATTTCTAGCATTTCTTGCAATCCTACTTCACGAGCCAATACGACACGTTCGAGTCCTTCTTCTTTCCAAAATTGAACAGCCTGCCAGTTTGAAAGGGATTGCTGTGTAGACAAATGAATTTCTAATTTAGGCGCTGTTTGTTTACACGTTTCAATAATTAATGGGTCAGCTACGATAATACCTTTTACCCCAACTCGCTCTAAGTCTTTCAAATATTCTTGAAGACCTGCCATGTTTTCATTATGAGCAAAAATATTTGTTGTCACATAAATGTGGGCTCCATATTGATTAGCAAAACGGACACCTTCTGCCATTTCTTCAATTGAAAAGTTGTCTGCATTCGAACGTAAGCCAAACTCTCTTCCACCGATAAAAACAGCATCTGCACCATAATGTACAGCAATTTTCAATTTTTCTAAATTTCCTGCCGGCGCTAAAAGCTCAGGCTTTTTTTTAATGACCCGCTTGCTTGTAGTTTCTTTTTCCACCATTTGCTGATTCATGGGTGAATCACTCCTTAATGAATCGTTACTTTTTGTCATGACGCAGCCAGCTTTAATAGACTGTTTCTTTAAAGAAAAAGCCTGTGTCTAGATCCCTATTAGACGGCTGAACAGCTTTTATTTCATTGAGTAGACTATCTTTCGCTTCATCATATGAAGCAGGATCATTCATATATAAGTCGATTGCCTTTCGATACAAGGCTGTCACAGAACATAAATAAGAGGTGTTCTTTAAAATGCCGTCTATTTTAAGTGAATCAATGTTTGCTTCAAGCAAGTCTTCCAGTTCATCAATAATACACATATCCTTAGGACTCATAATGTGTGTGCCATTTTTATCTTCCCATATTGGGTACGTGGCATCTCTTTCTGGATCGTGTAAAATTAAACTTCGATCTTTACTCCGGCCCTCTACTTTTAAATCTTTCCCCTGGAAAGACATATAATTACCTACAAGCATACGTTTTGATTGAAACATACAGGTCATACCGTGAACTTGCACCTCAATTTCCACCTCGGCCGCCTCTTTAATTTCAATAATAGCATCCATGTTCAATTCTCTAGCAAGAACTGCCCTTGAGGCACCTTTTCTTCCCCAGTAATTTGCCGTATACCAATTTGTTGCAGTCGTTTCTGTGTTCCAATGCAGCTTCATTGAGGGTGCGTATTTCCTCACATTCATAAGGACTGCTGGATCACCAAAAACGATAGCATCGACTCCTACTTTATCCAGGAACTTTATATAGTCAGGCAACAGCGGTAATATTTCATTATGAAATAAAGCATTCATGGCTACATATACTTTTACCCCTCTATTGTGGGCAATCCTTACTGCTTCTTCTATGTCATGCCGTTTAAACTCACCCGCTAACCGTAAGCCAAATGTCTCTTCTCCGATCATGATAGCTGTAGCCCCAGCATCTATGAGAGAAGTAATGTCTTCAACAGCTGGAGGTGTCACTAATAGCTCAGGTGTCTTCATACTGCTCACAGTCCTCTCTCTTCATTTCTTCATTCTTAATCGTAACCATCAAGCCGTCTCCTACAGGCAAAAGAACGGACGTAAACCGTGGATGATTCATTAACTTCTTATTGAAGGAACGAATCTTTTTTACCATGGAAGTTACAGCTCTAGTTGTCGTCTCCACCTCACCAGCTACCATCCCTTTAAACAGCACATTATCAGAAAAAATAAGCCCGTCTTTTTTTAGCATTGGCTCATAAAGAGAAAAAAACGAGGAATATTGTCCTTTAGCCGCATCTATAAATAAGACATCGAATGGTGCATAAGTTTGAACTGTTTCATATACATTAAGAGCATCACCAGGTATGATGTGAAAGCGACTGCCCACACCGCATTTATTGGCATTTTCAACAGCATCTGCCACTCTCATTTCATCGCGCTCAATTGTATAAAGTTCGGCCTTAGAAAGAGTTTGTAACAT
The DNA window shown above is from Salipaludibacillus agaradhaerens and carries:
- a CDS encoding O-methyltransferase, producing MKKNDKVVDYHTSLIRKRADDIMALEQIAQKDNIPIMEIDGIETMLQFLRIHQSQRILEIGTAIGYSGIRMLQTLSKAELYTIERDEMRVADAVENANKCGVGSRFHIIPGDALNVYETVQTYAPFDVLFIDAAKGQYSSFFSLYEPMLKKDGLIFSDNVLFKGMVAGEVETTTRAVTSMVKKIRSFNKKLMNHPRFTSVLLPVGDGLMVTIKNEEMKREDCEQYEDT
- a CDS encoding peptidase U32 family protein, which produces MNQQMVEKETTSKRVIKKKPELLAPAGNLEKLKIAVHYGADAVFIGGREFGLRSNADNFSIEEMAEGVRFANQYGAHIYVTTNIFAHNENMAGLQEYLKDLERVGVKGIIVADPLIIETCKQTAPKLEIHLSTQQSLSNWQAVQFWKEEGLERVVLAREVGLQEMLEMKKNVDIEIETFIHGAMCISYSGRCVLSNHMTARDSNRGGCCQSCRWDYFLYEEGENATKEGEGKPLFADEDAPFAMSPKDLNLIEAIPKLVDAGIDSLKVEGRMKSIHYVATVVSVYRKVIDAYCADPDNFTIDPRWLTELDKCANRPTAPAFFENTPGHEEQMFRTHSQKTIFDFAGVVLDYNEKTQMVTLQQRNHFRPGDMIEFFGPDIDDFSQKVGTIWDEEGHEIDAARHPLQIVSFKVEKPVKPYNMMRKEQLT
- a CDS encoding YrrS family protein, translated to MSYNDYTPMRSDNRKKRKLNVILNVSIGLVALLIIVVGGTLFFSGGSEEAVPADTEQQNDDNMNVDGNDTENDGGDISINTNDSNEVEEPNEDNSDAEDNSNNDFDNDNEANDNSEDGEWGPIGTVQEEPFTAVYEKSHVNWDEMTRALQYATGLSENDMTVWYIGNGGDHQTAVGTVSTSENRHSPYEVTLSWVENEGWMPVSVEKKNSNPYINN
- the udk gene encoding uridine kinase — translated: MSEKPVIIGVAGGSGSGKTTVANEIYCQFPEQSILMLEQDAYYKDQSHLPMEERLKTNYDHPLAFDNQLLLDHLQQLLQRQTVAKPVYDYANHTRSNDVVMVEPRDVIILEGILILEDEALRDMMDIKLFVDADSDLRIIRRLMRDIQERGRTIDSVIDQYTSVVRPMHLQFIEPTKRYADIIVPEGGHNRVAIDLMVTKIKTVLEEKTMI
- the mtnN gene encoding 5'-methylthioadenosine/S-adenosylhomocysteine nucleosidase, translated to MRIGIIGAMEEEVELLKSKMTIVDEAVIAGCEFFLGRLNNVEIVLSKSGIGKVNAAISTTLMNQLYFPDMIINTGSAGGFHQGMAVGDIVISTQVRYNDVDATVFGYEFGQVPRMPAFYEPDEKLIAVAEECASEIGVQSAKGLILSGDSFMSDHDRVEDIRQRFNNPYCSEMEAGAIAQVCHQFQTPFVIIRSLSDIAGKDAKVSYDQFLVKASVHSAKMVMLMLEELRCSQK
- a CDS encoding peptidase U32 family protein — encoded protein: MKTPELLVTPPAVEDITSLIDAGATAIMIGEETFGLRLAGEFKRHDIEEAVRIAHNRGVKVYVAMNALFHNEILPLLPDYIKFLDKVGVDAIVFGDPAVLMNVRKYAPSMKLHWNTETTATNWYTANYWGRKGASRAVLARELNMDAIIEIKEAAEVEIEVQVHGMTCMFQSKRMLVGNYMSFQGKDLKVEGRSKDRSLILHDPERDATYPIWEDKNGTHIMSPKDMCIIDELEDLLEANIDSLKIDGILKNTSYLCSVTALYRKAIDLYMNDPASYDEAKDSLLNEIKAVQPSNRDLDTGFFFKETVY
- a CDS encoding DUF2536 family protein → MIFQPDSLKDKVEFFESGSLIELEKYITKKIEENQALMLEVHHVSHNVTFTPTGKKFYTAVIHFKQPSK
- the greA gene encoding transcription elongation factor GreA; translation: MAEEKHYMTLEGKEKLEKELEFLKTERRKEVVERIKVARSFGDLSENSEYDSAKEEQAFVEGRIQQIETMIRNAEIIEEDKDSSVVSLGKKVTFKELPDGEEEQYVIVGRAEADPLEGKISNESPMAQSLIGKGTGDQVIVSTPGGDMKVEITEVQ